One Kitasatospora sp. NBC_01266 genomic window carries:
- a CDS encoding class I SAM-dependent methyltransferase: MQAFTDRWVDGFSQLYDNDDLAKISWVTTSVSPALQELVINGTLAPGSRVVDLACGPGVHAIFLAKHGMRVTGIDRSTTALAKARELAGFYAAEVDFLEGDILDTPLPDGCADVVHDSFVFHNVRPEAREAYLDEAARLLAPGGLMVIVGFSDRMSPGSGPIRLTSDDLLEHALPRFRVEELRRFRNLPTAKRPDQWHWLAVLRRR; the protein is encoded by the coding sequence ATGCAGGCCTTCACCGACCGCTGGGTCGACGGGTTCAGCCAGCTCTACGACAACGACGACCTCGCCAAGATCTCCTGGGTCACCACCTCGGTCAGCCCGGCGCTGCAGGAGCTCGTCATCAACGGCACCCTCGCGCCCGGCTCCCGCGTGGTGGACCTCGCCTGCGGGCCGGGCGTGCACGCCATCTTCCTGGCCAAGCACGGCATGCGGGTGACCGGGATCGACCGCTCCACCACCGCGCTGGCCAAGGCCCGCGAACTGGCCGGCTTCTACGCCGCCGAGGTCGACTTCCTCGAGGGCGACATCCTCGACACACCGCTGCCGGACGGCTGCGCCGACGTCGTGCACGACTCCTTCGTCTTCCACAACGTCCGCCCCGAGGCCCGCGAGGCCTACCTGGACGAGGCCGCGCGGCTGCTGGCGCCCGGTGGACTGATGGTCATCGTCGGCTTCTCCGACCGGATGTCCCCCGGCTCCGGCCCGATCCGGCTGACCTCCGACGACCTGCTCGAGCACGCCCTGCCCCGGTTCCGCGTCGAGGAGCTGCGCCGGTTCCGCAACCTGCCCACCGCGAAGCGCCCCGACCAGTGGCACTGGCTGGCCGTGCTCCGCCGCCGCTGA
- a CDS encoding SDR family NAD(P)-dependent oxidoreductase has translation MANSLMRFKDRTVLVTGGGRGIGRAVALAFAEEGARVAVLSRTTDQVDAVADELRQTGSDALAVTCDVADPDAVHRAVGEVERGFGAIDVLVNAAGIFAMGPTEDFPTASSRALFDTNVLGTLEMCRAVSTGMLRRGEGRIINFASLLSFTAFPGRAGYAASKGAVLQLTRSLGIEWAAQGIRVNAVAPGMIKIETPHPAVQAGTLDEDAIVRRIPAGRRGRPADITGPVRFLASAEAEYITGQTLVVDGGWLSYGYL, from the coding sequence ATGGCGAACTCGTTGATGCGCTTCAAGGACCGGACGGTCCTGGTGACGGGCGGTGGGCGCGGCATCGGCCGGGCCGTCGCGCTCGCCTTCGCCGAAGAGGGCGCCCGGGTGGCGGTGCTGAGCCGCACCACCGACCAGGTCGACGCGGTGGCCGACGAGCTGCGCCAGACCGGCTCCGACGCGCTCGCCGTCACCTGTGACGTCGCCGACCCCGACGCCGTGCACCGCGCCGTCGGCGAGGTGGAGCGCGGGTTCGGCGCGATCGACGTCCTGGTCAACGCCGCCGGCATCTTCGCCATGGGCCCGACCGAGGACTTCCCCACCGCCTCCTCCCGCGCCCTGTTCGACACCAACGTGCTGGGCACGTTGGAGATGTGTCGGGCCGTCAGCACCGGCATGCTCCGCCGCGGCGAGGGCCGCATCATCAACTTCGCCTCGCTGCTCTCCTTCACCGCCTTCCCCGGCCGGGCCGGCTACGCGGCGAGCAAGGGCGCGGTCCTCCAACTGACCCGCTCGCTGGGCATCGAGTGGGCCGCCCAGGGCATCCGCGTCAACGCCGTGGCCCCCGGCATGATCAAGATCGAGACCCCGCACCCCGCCGTCCAGGCCGGCACCCTCGACGAGGACGCCATCGTCCGCCGCATCCCCGCGGGCCGCCGCGGCCGTCCCGCCGACATCACCGGCCCGGTCCGCTTCCTGGCCTCCGCCGAGGCCGAGTACATCACCGGCCAGACCCTGGTGGTCGACGGCGGCTGGCTGAGCTACGGCTACCTGTAG
- a CDS encoding MbtH family protein, which translates to MSTVQEPEHLVVLNDEEQYSIWRADRELPAGWRQEGTRGPRQACLDHIDRVWTDMRPLSLRRQMAAAPVG; encoded by the coding sequence ATGAGCACCGTTCAGGAACCCGAGCACCTCGTCGTCCTCAACGACGAGGAGCAGTACTCCATCTGGCGCGCCGACCGCGAATTGCCCGCCGGCTGGCGCCAGGAGGGCACCAGGGGCCCGCGCCAGGCGTGCCTGGACCACATCGACCGCGTCTGGACGGACATGCGGCCGCTCAGCCTGCGCCGGCAGATGGCGGCGGCCCCGGTGGGGTGA
- a CDS encoding lantibiotic dehydratase — translation MSSDAPENVLLPGGRWRLWEHFALRGPGFPAEGVLRMAPAGLAEAADKFGPADTLAGPDWQAFTAALDEAAVATARRLQEIAAEPRFRAAVAWQNAAVLRTGIAPFLNWTPTAAGRTSMPRQREELVAHYWQRFCVKNDTIGFFGPVGWGRWDLSTRGIEVAPGQPGSGFLAASHVYFASWGIDALAKSLGEDPELLLWMPPYRVSFIRVVDGTVRVPGRPPQQIAELDRRVLLHCDGVRTAAVIAAELGEESGEVVEAVRRLARRRWVRWQVDVPASTYPEQALRAVLERVGDAGPRERALARLQVLERGRDAVAAAGMDAQALTAAVARLEADFAELTATEAQRAKGERTAPCRSLVYSDSRRAATATLGTAVLDELGPLELCLTAARWMTNRFAELMEGRIREAWQRLRERNGGGTVDLGALWLECLPSPHPMAKADIIAVQAELCAKWARILQVPEGVRRVRLRTADLAARVAEEFGEPGAGWSLARYFSPDLLVLAENAEAVARGDFELVLGEMHCALNTMGASLFVHQHQDRAELIDETSRDFPAPRLLPMLAKELPIKWSARSRPSLDRPQDYVVALIDQTGDPHRPRTVLGADVEVAEGADGRLEVVLPDGARFPVLDAYANTLTQKVMDRFTIRPEGDHTPRITVGKMVVARETWQIPVGELAFAEEKTEAGRFVRARHWQRERELPRFAFVVSPTEPRPFYVDFDSPVYVTILAKAARRLARKDPQARLKISEMLPTPEQAWLTDDEGSVYTSELRLVAVDRSAVPGGVA, via the coding sequence ATGTCGTCGGACGCCCCCGAGAACGTACTGCTGCCCGGCGGGAGGTGGCGGCTGTGGGAGCACTTCGCGCTGCGCGGCCCGGGTTTCCCGGCCGAGGGGGTGCTGCGGATGGCCCCGGCGGGGCTGGCCGAGGCCGCGGACAAGTTCGGGCCCGCGGACACCCTGGCCGGCCCGGACTGGCAGGCGTTCACCGCCGCCCTGGACGAGGCCGCCGTCGCGACCGCGCGGCGGCTCCAGGAGATCGCCGCCGAGCCGCGCTTCCGGGCCGCCGTGGCCTGGCAGAACGCGGCCGTGCTGCGCACCGGCATCGCGCCGTTCCTGAACTGGACGCCGACCGCCGCCGGGCGCACCAGCATGCCGCGCCAGCGTGAGGAGTTGGTCGCCCACTACTGGCAGCGCTTCTGCGTCAAGAACGACACCATCGGCTTCTTCGGCCCGGTCGGCTGGGGGCGCTGGGACCTGTCGACCCGCGGCATCGAGGTCGCCCCCGGGCAGCCCGGCAGCGGCTTCCTGGCCGCCTCGCACGTCTACTTCGCCAGCTGGGGGATCGACGCGCTGGCCAAGTCGCTGGGCGAGGACCCGGAGTTGCTGCTCTGGATGCCGCCGTACCGGGTCTCCTTCATCCGGGTGGTCGACGGGACGGTCCGGGTGCCGGGACGGCCGCCGCAGCAGATCGCCGAGCTGGACCGCCGGGTGCTGCTGCACTGCGACGGTGTGCGCACGGCCGCCGTGATCGCCGCGGAACTGGGCGAGGAGAGCGGCGAGGTGGTCGAGGCGGTGCGCCGGCTGGCCCGCCGGCGCTGGGTGCGCTGGCAGGTGGACGTGCCCGCGAGCACCTATCCGGAGCAGGCGCTGCGCGCCGTGCTGGAGCGGGTCGGTGACGCCGGGCCGCGCGAGCGCGCGCTGGCGCGGCTCCAGGTGCTGGAGCGCGGCCGGGACGCCGTGGCGGCGGCCGGGATGGACGCGCAGGCGCTGACCGCCGCCGTGGCGCGGCTGGAGGCGGACTTCGCGGAACTGACCGCGACCGAGGCGCAGCGCGCCAAGGGCGAGCGGACGGCGCCCTGCCGCAGCCTCGTCTACAGCGACTCGCGCCGGGCCGCCACCGCCACCCTGGGCACCGCGGTGCTGGACGAACTGGGCCCGCTGGAGCTGTGCCTGACCGCGGCGCGCTGGATGACCAACCGCTTCGCCGAGCTGATGGAGGGCCGGATCCGCGAGGCCTGGCAGCGGCTGCGGGAGCGCAACGGCGGCGGCACGGTCGACCTGGGGGCGCTGTGGCTGGAGTGCCTGCCCTCCCCGCACCCGATGGCCAAGGCCGACATCATCGCCGTGCAGGCCGAGTTGTGCGCCAAGTGGGCCCGGATCCTGCAGGTACCCGAGGGCGTGCGCCGGGTGCGGCTGCGCACGGCGGACCTGGCCGCGCGGGTGGCCGAGGAGTTCGGCGAGCCGGGGGCCGGCTGGTCGCTGGCCCGCTACTTCAGCCCGGACCTGCTGGTGCTGGCCGAGAACGCCGAAGCGGTCGCCCGGGGCGACTTCGAGCTGGTGCTCGGCGAGATGCACTGCGCGCTCAACACCATGGGCGCCTCGCTCTTCGTGCACCAGCACCAGGACCGGGCGGAGCTGATCGACGAGACCTCGCGCGACTTCCCCGCACCGCGGCTGCTGCCGATGCTGGCCAAGGAGCTGCCGATCAAGTGGTCGGCACGCAGCCGCCCGTCACTGGACCGCCCGCAGGACTACGTGGTCGCGCTGATCGACCAGACCGGCGATCCGCACCGGCCGCGCACCGTGCTGGGCGCGGACGTCGAGGTGGCCGAGGGCGCGGACGGGCGCCTGGAGGTGGTGCTGCCGGACGGCGCGCGCTTCCCGGTGCTGGACGCCTACGCCAACACGCTGACCCAGAAGGTGATGGACCGGTTCACCATCCGCCCCGAGGGCGACCACACTCCCCGGATCACCGTGGGCAAGATGGTGGTGGCCCGGGAGACCTGGCAGATCCCGGTCGGCGAACTGGCCTTCGCCGAGGAGAAGACCGAGGCCGGCCGGTTCGTCCGGGCCCGGCACTGGCAGCGCGAGCGGGAGCTGCCGCGCTTCGCCTTCGTGGTCTCACCGACCGAGCCGCGCCCGTTCTACGTGGACTTCGACAGCCCCGTCTACGTCACCATCCTGGCGAAGGCCGCCCGCCGGCTGGCCCGCAAGGACCCGCAGGCGCGGCTGAAGATCAGCGAGATGCTGCCCACGCCCGAGCAGGCCTGGCTGACCGACGACGAGGGCAGCGTCTACACCAGCGAGTTGCGGCTGGTGGCCGTGGACCGCAGTGCCGTCCCCGGCGGGGTGGCGTGA